Below is a genomic region from Thermodesulfovibrionales bacterium.
CCGGCTTCTCCTTTTCCTGCAAAGAGGACAGAGCTGTACTGCATAGCTTACGGCCGAGTCCCCCCTATTAAAGAAGCAAATCGCCTGCCATCACCAAAATGCCCTTGTTTGCTAGTCAGAGCCATCTTTTTATAAGGATTTTTCTCTAACAAACAGAACTAAAAAAACCTGCAGAAAATTCTCATTGCCGATATTTCGGCAAATCTACCGATATTTCGGCAAGGAACCTTCTCTGCTTTACCAGAGTTACTCCTTTTTCACCTCCTTCTCAGGAAACGAGACCTTCACCTCGAGCGGCTTTGAAGAATCCACGTGCACGTCCCTTTGGGGGAAGGAGATGACGATACCGGCTTGTTCGAGAAGGTCATTTATCGCATGCCGTATTTCACTCACAGCGACACGGTTGTCCCTGTTCGAAACCAGGTCCATCCAGAAGAAGCCGGTGAAGAGGAGGGAGCTGTCGCCGAAGTCCTCAAAGAGTATGGTTGGCGGAGGGTCCTTCTGGACCATCGGATGCGTTTCGATCGCCTTCAAGATAAGGCGTTCCGTTTCCCTCGTAGGAGAACCATAGGCAACGCCGACAGAGACTGAATAGCGAATCTTCCGGTCTGAAAGGGTCCAGTTCGTGACTTTCTGCTGGAGGAACTGACTGTTCGGAACGAGCATGTCAATGCCGTCAAACCGGTATATGCGGGAGTTTCTCATCCCGATCTCCGTCACCCGTCCGCCCTGACCGTCCACTTCAACGATATCTCCGACTCTGATCGAACGGTCAAAAAGGAGGATCATGCCGCTGATGAAATTATTGATGAGATGCTGTGCTCCAAACCCAAGGCCTATCGCAAGGGCGCCTCCCAGAAAGGTAAAGACCGCAAGAGGGATATTCACCGAAATGAGCGAGAAGATAGCGACACAGATGAACATGAAGCCGTAAATGACCTTCCCGATGGGCTCTGCTTTACTCCTTGCCCACTGAAGCCTCGTTGTCAAGGCCCATTGGATTGCCCTTCCGATCTTTGCCGCGATCCAGATGCCGATGAAGAGAATAATGAAGGCCTTCACAACCTTTCCGATCGTCACGCTCACCGGTCTGACGATAGTGCGATCTTCAATAACCGTCGTCTCCGTGGCGACATAGAGCTCGGTATTCCAGATCTTTTTGACGAAGGCATAGGCGAGCTGGAAACGTTCCTTCGCGCGGCTTGCGACGGATGCCTCGTCGATGCGGCGGGTCAATTCGTCGTTCAGGCGGCTGGCAAGGCGCTCAAGTCTGCCGATGCCCTCGATCAGTCCCAGGGTGATGTCCTGACGTTCCTCGTAGGCATTGAGGATCAGCTGCTGGACCTTCGCTGTCGGATCCGATTTCTTAAGAGATGCTATTCTGTCCTTCTGATTCTTGATGAGGTTCATCCAGCTCGAAAGACTGGAATCGGCAAACTGCTTGGTGACTCCAAGGCGCGCAAGGGTTTCCGCCACCTCTGCCTGTTTTTCCCGCATATCCTTCAGGTCCCTCTTCTGATTAAGCCAGTAGCGGTTCTGCCATATCCTTTCGGTGGTGTTCACAGCCTGTATCCGCCCCTTGAACGCGGTTACTTTGAGGCGCGCGGTCTCAACAAAAACCTGCTCAGCTTCG
It encodes:
- a CDS encoding mechanosensitive ion channel domain-containing protein; the encoded protein is MIHHEMKNTCCTPRKEIGGSLVVRRILSVCLVSAILLFFWPPFASGQQFLQPLAQTGKEVKASSLAALLGSDAEIDKEIDRIKAQVDKLMAESVALGSAQVLGASPDEVREQERIMSELTIDLDKQIDTLKELKEIRKDNASYEMERKSWKGFGEAPFSIAFLDGIRDSLLSQRLALQSFEFRLSMAMRSFKRFDDDLKKSRKALRLAEEVSSRSVRTPREQRNRWLLDLARLQNERNEAGLVLAELNRLTYETAVRGKRQQISFLEENLRTAEASSPLSKEDFDKKLRDLESSRRDLETGLLRAQKSEAEAKKNLDIIRNAMSSLSAAGEEKGLPQGPIKKVIETLGLSQGRKISPEEQLRLLTLGFEAEQVFVETARLKVTAFKGRIQAVNTTERIWQNRYWLNQKRDLKDMREKQAEVAETLARLGVTKQFADSSLSSWMNLIKNQKDRIASLKKSDPTAKVQQLILNAYEERQDITLGLIEGIGRLERLASRLNDELTRRIDEASVASRAKERFQLAYAFVKKIWNTELYVATETTVIEDRTIVRPVSVTIGKVVKAFIILFIGIWIAAKIGRAIQWALTTRLQWARSKAEPIGKVIYGFMFICVAIFSLISVNIPLAVFTFLGGALAIGLGFGAQHLINNFISGMILLFDRSIRVGDIVEVDGQGGRVTEIGMRNSRIYRFDGIDMLVPNSQFLQQKVTNWTLSDRKIRYSVSVGVAYGSPTRETERLILKAIETHPMVQKDPPPTILFEDFGDSSLLFTGFFWMDLVSNRDNRVAVSEIRHAINDLLEQAGIVISFPQRDVHVDSSKPLEVKVSFPEKEVKKE